The following nucleotide sequence is from Catillopecten margaritatus gill symbiont.
GTTGGGATGTTGCCAAAGAAGTCGTTGATAAACTCAATATCCCTGTTTATTTCTTAGGTGGTATGGGTGAAAATGATTTGGATAAAACCTTAAAACTCGGTGCCCAAGGTATCGCTGGGGTTAGTGCTTTTTAAAAAATGATGGCGCCAATCCAACAAGTGATTTAGTAATTATTAAGGTTATAGGCTGGGTAATTTTAAAATAAAAAAAAGGCTCGTAAAAACGAGCCTTTTTATTTAGATATTAAATGCGTTACTTAATATTTGCATCTAACTCACCAGACAAATATCTTTGACTCATTGTATCCAATGAAGACACTTTGATTTTGTCTGCTTGACCAGCAGAACCGAATGCTTCAAAGCGAGCGGCACAAATATCAGCCATTGCGTTGGTGGATTCTTTTAAGAATTTGCGTGGGTCGAAGTTTGCGGTATTTTCAACTAGGAATTTACGCACTGCACCCGTTGATGCCATACGCAAGTCGGTGTCAATGTTGACTTTACGCACACCATTTTTGATGCCTTCTTGGATTTCGCTGACGGGAACGCCGTAAGTTTGACCCATATCGCCACCGTGAGAGTTGATAATTTCTAACCAATCTTGTGGCACTGAAGAGGAGCCGTGCATGACTAAGTGAGTGTTTGGTAAGCGTTCGTGAATTTCTTTGATGCGGTCAATGCGTAAGATGTCGCCGTCTGGCTCTTTGGTAAATTTATAAGCACCGTGTGAGGTACCGATAGCGATTGCTAAAGCATCAACATTGGTTTCTCTGACGAAATCTGCGGCTTCTTCAACTGAGGTTAATAACATATCAAGGTCTAGTTTGCCTTCTGCACCGTGACCGTCTTCTTCACCCATTTCGCCTGTTTCAAGTGAACCTAAGCAACCTAATTCGCCTTCTACTGAAACACCACCTGCGTGTGCCATTTTGACGACTTCTTTAGTTACAGCAACATTGTATTCAAATGAAGAAGGAGTTTTACAGTCTGCTTCTAATGAACCGTCCATCATCACTGATGAAAATCCTGATTGAATTGAACGCAAACATACTGCTGGCTCAGAACCATGGTCTTGATGCATAACAACTGGGATATGTGGGTACATTTCCGTTGCTGCGATGATTAAATGACGCAAAAATGGTTCGCCTGCGTAGCCTCTGGCACCTGCAGAACCCTGCATAATAACGGGGCTATTTGTTCTATCGGCAGCTTCCATAATGGCATGAACCTGCTCCATATTGTTGACATTGAATGCCGGCATACCGTAACCGTTTTCAGCGGCGTGGTCTAATAATTCTCTTAATGATATTAACATATTTTTTCTCCTTTTTTATTTTTAACTAATTACTTACCAATAACTTAATGTTGTTAGTTCGTTTAATGACAAACAAACACACTTTCTTCTTTTGTTTTACAAAATTAATGTTGCCTGTTTTACTCAATTTTTATCCGTAGGCTTCATCACCAACACGCAAGATTTTCATCAAGTTGGTGCCCCCAGATGTGCCACTGTGCATCCCTTTAGTCAACACAACTAAATCATTCTTTTCAACAATATTTTTCTCTATCAATACCTCAATCACTTTAGCATTGACCTTTTCCCAGTCTAAAGCTGACATTTTTTCAATACCACAAGGATAAACGCCGCGATAAAGGGTGGTTTTACGCAAAGTAGCAATACTATCACTCATCGCATAAATTGAAATATTAGAGCTAATACGCGACATCCACAAAGGTGTCTTTCCACTTTCGGTGAGCGCTACTACAACCTTAACATCTAAATGGTTGGCAGCATACATCGTGCTCATAGCAATGGTTTCATCAATATGTTCAAAACCTTCATGCAAACGGTGGTGTGATATTTTTGCCGTTGGATTTTTTTCTGTTTCTACACAAACATCATGCATCGTTTTCACGGCATTAGCAGGGTAGTCACCGGCAGCTGTCTCAGCAGACAACATCACAGCATCAGTGCCATCAAGCACTGCATTAGCAACATCAAACACTTCTGCACGAGTTGGAATTGGGCTGTGAATCATCGATTCTAACATCTGCGTTGCGGTAATAACAGCACGGTCATAAGAACGGGCTAATTTAATCAAACGCTTTTGTTGTGCGGGTAATTGTGGGTCGCCGATTTCAACGCCCAAATCACCTCGTGCCACCATAATACCTGCTGATTCTTGAATGATGTCGGTAATAATCTCTTCTGCCAAGGCTTCAGCACGCTCAATTTTTGAAATAACACCTGCGTCTGAACCTGCTTCTTTCAATAATTTTTTAGTTAAGCGCACATCATCACCACTGACTGGGAACGACAAAGCCACATAGTCTGCTTTGGCTTTTGCTGCTGTCAGAATGTCTTTTTTGTCTTTTTCGGTCAATGCATCTGCTGATAAACCACCACCACGCAAGTTAATACCTTTCTTGTCAGATAACTTGCCACCTTGGGTAACCTTAGTATTGATTTTATTGCCTTCAACGCTCAGCACTTCCAAAACAACTTTGCCGTCATCTAGCAATAAAATATTACCAGCTTTGACATCTTGCGGCAAAGTTTTGTAAGCAATGCCAACTGAATCTTGGTTGCCTAACGCTTCATCTTGGTCAGCATCCAAAGCGAATTTATCGCCAATATTCAACTGAATTTTCATCTCGTCTTTAAAACGAGCGATGCGGATTTTTGGACCTTGTAAATCCATCAAAATGCCGACATAAGTATTATTTGCATGCGCCCAATCACGCACTGCTTTAACACGACTTAGATGCTCTTCTTGAGAGCCGTGCGAGAAATTAATACGCACAACATTTGCACCTGCCTCTAGAACACTTTCTAAAACGCCTGGTTTATCTGTTGCTGGACCTAAGGTTGCTAATATTTTGGTTCTTCTTAGCAAAATTTACTCCGCTGCTCTTTGTTCTAAGATTTCTACAGCTGGCAATTTCTTACCTTTCAAGAATTCCAAAAATGCACCGCCACCCGTAGAAATGTAGCTGACTTTATCTTCAATGTTGTATTTATCAACCGCCGCCAATGTATCGCCACCGCCTGCAATTGAGAAGGCATCCGATTCAGCAATTGCCATTGCAATTGTCTTGGTTCCACCTGCAAACTGATCAAATTCAAATACACCGACTGGACCATTCCAAACGATGGTACCTGCATTTTTCATAATGGCTGCCAATTCTTCTGCAGAATTTGGGCCAATATCAAAAATCATATCATCATCTGCAACATCGCCAGCTGGCATTGTAGTTGCTTCCGCCGTTTCAGAGAACTCCTTGCCACAAACCACATCGGTTGGAACGGGGATTTCACAGTCTTTCATCAATTTTTTAGCGGTCGGGATTAAGTCATCTTCGCAAAGTGATTTACCAACATTATGTCCTTGTGCCGCAATGAAAGTATTGGCAATACCGCCACCAACCACTAACTGGTCAACAATTTTAGAAAGTGATTCAAGCACCGTCAATTTGGTCGATACTTTAGAACCACCAACAATCGCAACCATTGGTCGTTTAGGGTTATCAAGTGCTTTGCCCAACGCTTCTAACTCACCCGACAATAACGGACCAGAACATGCAACGAGTGCATATTTAGCCACGCCATGCGTTGAAGCCTGTGCACGATGTGCGGTGCCGAATGCATCCATCGCAAAAATGTCGCACATTGCCGCCATTCGCTTAGATAAGTCATCGCCATTTGACATTTCACCTTCATTAAAACGCACATTCTCACACAGCACTACTTCGCCATCATTCATTTCAATGCCGTCTAACCAGTCTTTTTCTAAACGCACAGTAACACCCAATAACTCGGTTAAACGATCCGCAACAGGCTGCAAAGTAAACTCATCACTATACTCGCCTTCTGTTGGACGACCACGGTGCGACATCAACATTACTTTAGCACCTTGTTTCATTGCCATTTCAATCGTTGGCAATGAGGCTTTAATACGCTTATCGCTCGTTACCACGCTGTCTTTGATGGGTACATTAAGATCTTGACGAATCAACACTCTTTTTGAACTTAAATTTAAGTCCGATAAATTTATAACTGACATATTTTTCTAACCTTATTTATATTTTTAAATTATTAGGATTTTTCCCGTATTCGTTATCTTTCTTGCTATCCAAAAAGGTAAATATAAGAACAACTAAACCAATAATTGGGATAAGATAGACAAAATACCACCATCCACTTTTTCCTACATCATGCAACCTTCTAACAAATACCGAGATGCTTGGCAATACACTAACAAATATAAAAATACCACTAAATAAACCTATGCTTTCTTCAGCAAGCCCAAGAGCATGATCAATAACGAGCAAAGCAACATACCCAATCACTATAAATAGTGTAAGGCAAAAAAATTCAGCCCTTTGGGCTCTACCACTAAATGTGGCATACTTTTGAGTGAATACTTTTAAGTGCTTAAAACACATGATTATCTACCATAGCCTTGTAAAAATTATTTGGTATTTTTATTAGCCAATTGTTTAAGCAATATGCTTAACCAAACGCAGCATATTACAAGTATAACCATACTCATTATCATACCAAGAAACTAACTTCACAAATGTGCCGTCAAGTGCAATACCCGCATTTGCATCAAAAATTGAGGAAGCGCTAACGCCACGGAAGTCAGATGAAACCACCATATCTTCTGTGTATTGCAAAGTGCCTTTCATTGTTGTTTCTGATGCCGTTTTAATCGTTGCACAGATTTCTTCATAAGAAACAGACTTGTCTAATTCACAAGTTAAGTCAACCACTGAAACATCAACTGAAGGAATGCGGAAAGCCATACCTGTTAATTTACCGTTCAATTCTGGTAACACAACGCCTACTGCTTTAGCGGCACCTGTTGATGAAGGGATGATGTTTTCAAATACGGCACGACCACCTCTCCAGTCCTTCATTGAAGGCCCGTCAACGGTTTTTTGTGTTGCCGTTGATGCGTGAACAGTTGTCATTAAGCCTCGTTTAAGACCCCAGTTATCATTGATGATTTTAGCAATTGGTGCTAAACAGTTTGTTGTGCAAGATGCGGCAGAAACGATTGTTTGACCTTTATATTCATCGTGGTTTACACCGTAAACGAACATTGGCGTGCTGTCTTTCGCAGGTGCTGATTGAACCACTTTCTTGGCACCAGCATCGATGTGCGCTTGACAAGATTCTTCGGTTAAGAAGAAACCTGTGCAGTCAATTGCAACATCGACATCAATATCGCCCCACTTAAGATCCGCAGGATTGCGTTCAGCAGAAAGACGAATTTTCTTACCATCAATCACAAAATTGTCGCCATCAACAGCAATATCACCATCGAAACGACCTTGCGCTGTGTCATACTTAAGCATATATGCTAAGTAATCATTTTCTAATAAGTCGTTAATACCGACTACTTCTAATTCAGGGAAATCCTTTTTAATTGCACGAAAAACCATGCGACCAATACGACCAAAACCGTTAATACCTACTCTTACTGTCATTTTATTTTCTCCTATTTATTTTTTAAAATTACGCTAATACTTCGTTTACAGTGTTGACAACATTGTCCACTGTGAAACCGAATTCTTTAAACAACTGGTCTGCTGGGGCGCTTTCACCAAAGGTTGTCATACAAACCAAACCACCGTCTAAACCAACATACTTATACCAACCATCACCAACACCTGCTTCAATGGCAACACGCTTAACGCCTGCCGTCAATACAGAGTCTCTGTAGGCTTTATCTTGTGCATCAAATGCATCTGTTGAAGGCATAGAAACAACACGCACCTTCTTATCCGTCATTGCATTCGCACTGTCAATCGCCAAGCCCACTTCTGAACCTGTTGAGATTAAGATAATGTCTGCTGTGCCTTCGCAATCTTGCAATACATAACCGCCTTTCTCAATGTTCTTCACTTGCTCTGCCGTTCTCGGCATTGGTGTTAATGCTTGTCTTGAGAACACCAACGCAGTCGGTGCATCACCTCGCAACATTGCCATTTTCCAAGAAACTGCAGATTCAATCGCATCACAACCTCTCCAAGTCTGGAAACCTGGAATCATTCTAACCGTTGCGAGTTGCTCAACTGGCTGGTGTGTTGGACCGTCTTCACCCAAACCGATAGAGTCATGTGTGTAAACATAAATCGTACCAATTTTCATCAATGATGACATACGCAACGCATTACGCATAAACTCCATAAACATAAAGAAGGTTGCACCATACACCTTGAAACCACCGTGTAAAACCATACCGTTCATCATATGTGCCATACCAAACTCACGCACACCCCATGAAATATAATTACCGTTTGCATTTTCTTTGTTGACTTTCACGGTACCTGACCAGTTTGTCAAATTAGAACCCGTTAAGTCCGCAGAACCACCGAACATTTCTGGCAATAAAGGACCCATTGCTTCAATCGCTGCTTGCGATGCTTGACGAGAGGCAATTTTAGGCATATCGTCTTGTGTCTTAGCGATGAATTTGTCCATTTCAACTTCAAAGTTTGCTGGCAAATCACCTGCCATACGACGCTCAAACTCTGCTGCATCTGCTGGAAATTTTGCTTTATAAGCCGCAAATTTATCATTCCAAACGCCTTCGTCAGTTGCACCCTGTGCTTTATGATCCCAACCTGCATAAACATCCGCAGGAATTTCAAAAGGTGCGTGTTCCCAACCTAATTGCTTACGAGTCGCTGCGATTTCTTCGTCACCTAAAGGCGCACCATGACAATCATGTGTGCCTGCAAGGTTTGGTGAACCAAAACCAATCGTTGTTTTACAACAAATTAAACTAGGCTTATCCGTTACCGCTTTCGCTTCTGCAATCGCTTTGCTAATCGCATCCGCATCATGACCATCAACTGCAACCACATGCCAATCATAAGATTTGAAACGCCCTGGAACGCCTTTCTCCATCCAATCGCCAATGTGACCATCAATTGAAATATCGTTGTCGTCCCAAAATGCCATCAATTTGCCCAAACCTAAAGTACCGGCCATTGCACAAGATTCGTGCGATAAACCTTCCATCAAACACCCATCACCCATAAAGACAAAAGTATTGTGGTCAACAATTTCATGACCTGGTTTGTTAAATTGTGCCGCCAATGTGCGTTCTGCAATCGCCATACCAACCGCATTTGTGATACCTTGACCCAATGGTCCAGTCGTAGTTTCGATACCATCTGCATAACCATACTCAGGGTGTCCTGCAGTTTTAGAATGGAGTTGACGGAAATCTTTAATATCATCCATGGTCAAGTTAAAACCCGACAAATGCAACAGTGAATACATTAGCATTGAGCCATGTCCATTTGACAACACAAAACGGTCACGGTCTGCCCAGTTAGAATTTGTAGGGTTGTACTTCATATGGTCGTTCCAAAGCACCTCGGCGATATCCGCCATTCCCATCGGCGCACCTGGATGACCTGAATTGGCTTGCTGAACCGCATCCATACTTAAAGCACGGATTGCATTTGCTAAATTTCTGCGTGTTGACATATTAAATTTCCTTGAACAAAATTGAACAATTATACCCAAACATTACGAATTTATCAAATCACATACAAACACCGACCTTATCAATAAACTCGAGAATACCCACATTTTTAGCCTTGTTTTAGATGAAAAAAAAAGGTTTGCATAATGCAAACCTTTTTAAAAAATGGTGCCGAAGGCCGGACTCGAACTGGCGACCTACTGATTACAAATCAGTTGCACTACCAACTGTGCTACTTCGGCGTTAAAAAATGAAATTATACAATCTTATCTAAAATAAATAGCAGTTTTTATTGCAAATTGTATTAAATTTTTAAATATGGTGGTTATAGGTGGACTTGAACCACCGACCCCAGCATTATGAATGCTGTGCTCTAACCAGCTGAGCTACATAACCGTTAAGGTGGCGTATTATCCAAACTTTTATTAAAAAAGTCAATAGATAGACCTTAATATTATTTAAAATTAACATTCATGGAACTTTTAAAAATTGCACTTACTGGCGGTATCGCTTGTGGAAAATCACAATTAGCTGATTTTTTAGCAACCTTGGGTGCAGAAATTATTCGCTTGGATGATGTTTCTAAACAAGTGACCACACCTAATTCAGAAGGATTGAAGGCGCTGGTGAATGAGTTTGGTGAAGGGTTGCTTGAGCGAGATGGGTGTTTAAATCGAGAGGCGCTTCGGGTGTTGTTGTTGGAGAGTGAAACTAATAAAACGCTGATTGAGGGTATTTTGCATCCAAAAATATTGGAAAAGATGCGGGAGTTGCAGGGAAAGTCTAAAAAAGAGGTAGTTATTGTCGAAATACCGCTACTTTTTGAGAAAAAACTGGAATATTTGTTTGATAAGGCTATTATTGTTACTTGTAATAATGAAAATCAGTTAAATAGATTGAAATATCGTGCAAATGTGGATGAAAAATTGGCAAAAAAGATGATTTCTGTGCAAATGAGTCAAAAAGACC
It contains:
- the pgk gene encoding Phosphoglycerate kinase, which produces MSVINLSDLNLSSKRVLIRQDLNVPIKDSVVTSDKRIKASLPTIEMAMKQGAKVMLMSHRGRPTEGEYSDEFTLQPVADRLTELLGVTVRLEKDWLDGIEMNDGEVVLCENVRFNEGEMSNGDDLSKRMAAMCDIFAMDAFGTAHRAQASTHGVAKYALVACSGPLLSGELEALGKALDNPKRPMVAIVGGSKVSTKLTVLESLSKIVDQLVVGGGIANTFIAAQGHNVGKSLCEDDLIPTAKKLMKDCEIPVPTDVVCGKEFSETAEATTMPAGDVADDDMIFDIGPNSAEELAAIMKNAGTIVWNGPVGVFEFDQFAGGTKTIAMAIAESDAFSIAGGGDTLAAVDKYNIEDKVSYISTGGGAFLEFLKGKKLPAVEILEQRAAE
- the yhaI gene encoding Inner membrane protein YhaI yields the protein MCFKHLKVFTQKYATFSGRAQRAEFFCLTLFIVIGYVALLVIDHALGLAEESIGLFSGIFIFVSVLPSISVFVRRLHDVGKSGWWYFVYLIPIIGLVVLIFTFLDSKKDNEYGKNPNNLKI
- the tktA gene encoding Transketolase 1; its protein translation is MSTRRNLANAIRALSMDAVQQANSGHPGAPMGMADIAEVLWNDHMKYNPTNSNWADRDRFVLSNGHGSMLMYSLLHLSGFNLTMDDIKDFRQLHSKTAGHPEYGYADGIETTTGPLGQGITNAVGMAIAERTLAAQFNKPGHEIVDHNTFVFMGDGCLMEGLSHESCAMAGTLGLGKLMAFWDDNDISIDGHIGDWMEKGVPGRFKSYDWHVVAVDGHDADAISKAIAEAKAVTDKPSLICCKTTIGFGSPNLAGTHDCHGAPLGDEEIAATRKQLGWEHAPFEIPADVYAGWDHKAQGATDEGVWNDKFAAYKAKFPADAAEFERRMAGDLPANFEVEMDKFIAKTQDDMPKIASRQASQAAIEAMGPLLPEMFGGSADLTGSNLTNWSGTVKVNKENANGNYISWGVREFGMAHMMNGMVLHGGFKVYGATFFMFMEFMRNALRMSSLMKIGTIYVYTHDSIGLGEDGPTHQPVEQLATVRMIPGFQTWRGCDAIESAVSWKMAMLRGDAPTALVFSRQALTPMPRTAEQVKNIEKGGYVLQDCEGTADIILISTGSEVGLAIDSANAMTDKKVRVVSMPSTDAFDAQDKAYRDSVLTAGVKRVAIEAGVGDGWYKYVGLDGGLVCMTTFGESAPADQLFKEFGFTVDNVVNTVNEVLA
- the cbbA gene encoding Fructose-bisphosphate aldolase produces the protein MLISLRELLDHAAENGYGMPAFNVNNMEQVHAIMEAADRTNSPVIMQGSAGARGYAGEPFLRHLIIAATEMYPHIPVVMHQDHGSEPAVCLRSIQSGFSSVMMDGSLEADCKTPSSFEYNVAVTKEVVKMAHAGGVSVEGELGCLGSLETGEMGEEDGHGAEGKLDLDMLLTSVEEAADFVRETNVDALAIAIGTSHGAYKFTKEPDGDILRIDRIKEIHERLPNTHLVMHGSSSVPQDWLEIINSHGGDMGQTYGVPVSEIQEGIKNGVRKVNIDTDLRMASTGAVRKFLVENTANFDPRKFLKESTNAMADICAARFEAFGSAGQADKIKVSSLDTMSQRYLSGELDANIK
- the pykA gene encoding Pyruvate kinase II, which codes for MLRRTKILATLGPATDKPGVLESVLEAGANVVRINFSHGSQEEHLSRVKAVRDWAHANNTYVGILMDLQGPKIRIARFKDEMKIQLNIGDKFALDADQDEALGNQDSVGIAYKTLPQDVKAGNILLLDDGKVVLEVLSVEGNKINTKVTQGGKLSDKKGINLRGGGLSADALTEKDKKDILTAAKAKADYVALSFPVSGDDVRLTKKLLKEAGSDAGVISKIERAEALAEEIITDIIQESAGIMVARGDLGVEIGDPQLPAQQKRLIKLARSYDRAVITATQMLESMIHSPIPTRAEVFDVANAVLDGTDAVMLSAETAAGDYPANAVKTMHDVCVETEKNPTAKISHHRLHEGFEHIDETIAMSTMYAANHLDVKVVVALTESGKTPLWMSRISSNISIYAMSDSIATLRKTTLYRGVYPCGIEKMSALDWEKVNAKVIEVLIEKNIVEKNDLVVLTKGMHSGTSGGTNLMKILRVGDEAYG
- the coaE gene encoding Dephospho-CoA kinase, with product MELLKIALTGGIACGKSQLADFLATLGAEIIRLDDVSKQVTTPNSEGLKALVNEFGEGLLERDGCLNREALRVLLLESETNKTLIEGILHPKILEKMRELQGKSKKEVVIVEIPLLFEKKLEYLFDKAIIVTCNNENQLNRLKYRANVDEKLAKKMISVQMSQKDRLKAGRKMQSEIIENNGSIADLRQQAEKVYTTLGRPQKSQCDLYLSRGH
- the gapA gene encoding Glyceraldehyde-3-phosphate dehydrogenase A gives rise to the protein MTVRVGINGFGRIGRMVFRAIKKDFPELEVVGINDLLENDYLAYMLKYDTAQGRFDGDIAVDGDNFVIDGKKIRLSAERNPADLKWGDIDVDVAIDCTGFFLTEESCQAHIDAGAKKVVQSAPAKDSTPMFVYGVNHDEYKGQTIVSAASCTTNCLAPIAKIINDNWGLKRGLMTTVHASTATQKTVDGPSMKDWRGGRAVFENIIPSSTGAAKAVGVVLPELNGKLTGMAFRIPSVDVSVVDLTCELDKSVSYEEICATIKTASETTMKGTLQYTEDMVVSSDFRGVSASSIFDANAGIALDGTFVKLVSWYDNEYGYTCNMLRLVKHIA